In Novipirellula caenicola, the genomic stretch GGCAGGCCTCTCTTCGAGGACAGACTCGTCATCGACGACATGGTCTTCGTCAACGCTAGAATCACGATCAACCGCATCACTGGAGTTTTCCGTTAAGCTCTCGGCAACGCCCTCTAATGCATCATCGACCGACGACTCGACCGCGTCGGTCGATTCTTCGATCAACCACTGAGCTTGCTCGCCAGGTGCCGCTGCCGATTCATGATCAAGAGGCTCACGATCTTGCAGTGCAGGCGTTTCGTAGGTCGGCCATGCCTCGTTATCGACATCATACGCCGACATCGATTCCGAATCGGTCTGTTCTGAATTGCCGAACGTGTCATCGAACGTCGGCTCTTCGCCAGCTTCGAAACCTACCGCGTCATGGTCGACCCAATCATCCGATGGAGTCTCGCTGGAGCTGGATCCTGCCAGCTCGCGATGGTCATCGAGGTCCGTTTCGCTGCTTGATTCAGCTTCGATGACCGAAGCTTCTTCGTTGTCCGCTTCGCTGATGCGGGACAATGGCGATACGTCGAGGGGGTTATCGAGACGGTTGTCACTGCTAGGGGTCAACCCCAGGGCAGGGTAGGGCGAAAGCGACGACGACTTGCTCGGCGGTGTATCGTACGCAGGGCTAGGACGATCGGCGAACGCGTCTTGCAGTTCCGCAATCGCTTCTTCGTATTGCGCCCGCATCCGGCTGAGCTGCTCAGTCGTCGCGCCCAATTCCGCAGAAACCAAATCGAATGCTTCGGAGGTCGGACGCACCTGGATTTCAGCCAGTGCTTGATCACGCTGTTTGGCAATTTCGTCAATTCGGTGAGTCACTTCGTTATTGACGTCACGCAGTTCCGCCAATTCGCGGTGGGCATTGGCGAGTTCGACCGACAACGCTTCGACCGATTGGTGCAGCTGTTCGGCTTCGGCCAACCAGCTGTTGCGATCCGCTTCGTGGCGTTCGCCGTTTTCCGCCAGCATCGTCTCGAGCTGCTGAATCGTTTCGCGAGCTTCGCCATAGTTATTCCGCAGTTCCGACGATTCTTCGCTGGCGCGAACCACCGTTTGCTGCAGCTCTTCGATTTGATCCCGCAATTGCTGAGCGACCACTTCGCTTTCGGCCACGATCCGTCGTTCGGATTCGCGTTGGCTGCGAATCGCTTCGAGTTCGCGTGTGATCTCTTCCAAACGCGCTTCCGCCTCGGCACGGAGCGACTCGCTCTTGGCCCGCTCTTGGATCGCTTCGTCGCGAGACGCTTCGAGTTCGCGTTGGATCCGGCGATGCTCTTCGCGGTTTTGGACCTCTTCGCGAGTCAGCACCTCTTGGTTTGCCGAGAGCATTTCAAGTTGTTCGTTCAACTTGTTGAACTGCTCACGCATGCGATGAATCGCATCGGTCGCGGTCTTGGCCTGCTGTTGCGACTGAGTCAGTTGTCGCGCAGCTTCTTCGACTTGGCGGCGATAATTGTCCTCGAGACTTTTGAATTCGATCTCTCGCTTGGCCAACATTCGCTGATTGGATTCATTTTCTTCGAGCAATCGCGCCACTTCGGCCTTCTTCTGCTCGTACTTGGTTTGAATCGTTCGCGCGTTGGATTCTTCCGACAACAATCGGGCTTCGCGTTTGTAGAGGTCTTCGGCGCGAGACCACAATTCGGTCTCACGACCACGCAGCTCGTGTTCACGCTGCGAGCAATGAGATTCACGACGCTCGCATTCCTCTTGACGTTTTCGCCATTGTTGGACTTCACGACGCAGCTGTTCTCGCCATGCAGCGTCCTCGGCCATGGGCACGTTGGGTGCAAAATCGCGTCGCGGCGTCGACGGAGCCGTGGTCATTCCCAGCGGCGAAGTCGGCCGAGACGAAGGGTAGACGCCGGCAGCGATCGTGCTATCGAGCTGTCCAAGATGGGCAATGTCGCGGGGGTTGCCGCTGCGGTCATTCGACGCCGCAATCGACGTGGTGACGCTGCGGTGGTGGAAACGGTCTGACGTGATCGATTGAGTACTGGTTTTGGTCGAAGCCAGCAACTCGAATTGATAGTTGCCGAGCCGCATCACGTCGCCGACGCTCAGCCTTGCTTCGGTCGTTCGTACGTGATTGACTTCGATCGGCACCGAGTAGGCACGAACAAGGATCTGATTGGCATCGCGGATCAACACCGCGTGCATCGGCCGCAGTGATCGATCGCCCAGCTGCACCGAACATCCGTGGGCGCTACCGAAGGTGTAACGGTTGCCGGTCAATCGCAAACGACGAACGGGCGAACCGGCGCTGATCACGCGGAATTCCATCGCCTCGGTTTCATCCGGCTTGCTTAGCAGACTCGTGCCCGACGCGGCCAGCGACGGAACTTGCCCCGAACTGACATCCAGTGTTTCGTAAGGAAACGCCAACTGGTCCTCGATCGTTTGCTGCGAGCGGAACAGCGAAGACGCGTCGCGAGGCTTCGCGGAATCCGCGTGCGACGCCGTGGACGATTCTTCTACCAAAGAACCAAAAGCGTAGTCGTCATTTGGAAAGGGAGCTGTATCGCTCGTGTGATCGGAATTCACCGTTCATGTCCCTTGCATCGTGGTATTAGCTAGTGGTTCGCAATTGCACTAGGTCCTGATCAATTCAGGCCACCGGATGGCAAGACTCCGCAAATTGAGAGTGAAGATCCGCATGCAATTGCTGGCAAACAGGGCGTACAGGGGTCCCCCCCCGGGGTCGCTTTGGGTTTGCACTGTATCTTCTTCGGATGTGAGGACTTATTACGGTTAATCTAATCGTGACGACGATGCCAATTTTATTGATTATCCCTTCGGTTGCCCGCCAAATTGGCAGCCAGCTCGGATTTGCTCAAGTGTGCAGCACACTTTGACCTAATACGCACCGCAAATGTCCTACGAAACGAAAATTCTATCGGGGGGCACGGACACGCTAAAACCGCTGTAATCGCGACTCGAAAGGGCGTGGAAGGATGAAAATGCTAGGAAATCAAATTCGGGAGGAAGACAATTTAGCCAAGCTTTCTATGATTGGGTCGAACTAAAGCCAGACCCGATAATTCGCTGAACTTTCGGAACGAAATGTGCGTAAAGGCGGGTTGAACCACTCAATCCCAATTATTTTGTGAGACACATCGTCGTTATCCGGTCCATTTATGGGTATCCTATGCCACCCACTGCTGCGGTTTGGTCGCATTGTTTGGCAGGGAACCGCAATATGACGCTGGAACCGGACAGACAATCGATCGCAAAAGCCCGATGCAAACGCGTTGGCGGGGCGGAGGACCGAGATGATCCACAGCAGTGATTAGCGAGTTTGGAGTTAGCCAATACGGTGCATCCACATTTAGGGCGCATCGATCCTATAGAGCGAGGTTACGAAGATGCCACGAAAAGACGCGTTGTTAAAGCTCCGAGAAAATCTGATCCGTCGCCGCGATGCATTAAGTCGTGCTTTGGCGGGTGACTTGAGCTTGTTGCAAGAGCTGCATCAACAAAAGACCGGTGACGTGCTTGACGCCGCAGCGGACACGATGCAAGACGAACTCAACAGCCAGCTGTTGGAAGTGGAAAGCCGCGAGCTGAGCGCAATCGAAGAAGCGATCATGCGAATGGAACAGGGTGGATATGGGGATTGTGTCGATTGCGGCAAACCGATTCCATTGACCCGTCTTCGTGCGATTCCATACGCAACCGAATGCATCGCATGCCGACGTAAATCCGAAATGTCCAGCGGCGCAGCCGGTGCGGTCAGTTGGAACCGAGTCTTCGAAGATGCCGAAGTCGACTCGGTCTAGCATGGCAAATTTAAGTCGCGGTGGTTGAAATTGATCCGGCCCTAGCGGTCGTGACAATTTGATTACCGAATTTGTGGATTGTAACCTTAGACGGCCGGACGAATGTTCGGCCGTTTTTTAATGCGCCGAGAGTACTAGTTCTGACGTATGAAGCGCACAGGGATGCCAGCAAATGAAGGAACAAAGCTCGCGCCCCCCCGAGGTCGATGCATACAATCACGTCGGCACCTCTCCATGCGATGACGTTCACCCATTATCGGCTCCTTCCAATCCCATACGACGCCATGAATCCAACCTCTTATCCTGCTGCGGAGACGGTTCGACACCCGACCGTTGCTGATCGTCGTTCTTGTCTCGCTCAGATGTGTGGTCAGGTATTGCCACGACGAACATCGTTGGTGGCGAGCATGGCGTGCGCGTTGGCATTTGGGATAACGTCCATTGGATTCGCACAGAACCCCACGATCATCAAACGCTCAATCGACTTCAGCCCTAAGTCGCCTTCGTACAGTGCCACCGATAGCGTGCCGACGCCACCCCATTTTTCAGGGCGTGAGTTTTCGGGGCGTGATTCTGCATCCCGGTCCGAGTCCGGCTACGCAGCCGATTCGGCTTATCAAGAGAACCGCTCGGTCAGCGTTCGTCGCCCATCGCTTGACGAGTCGACCGAACCGCTGATCGAAGATCAACGCGAACGTTTGTTCGATGAGCTGGCCGAAGAGTTCAGCATGTTCGATCGGTTAGGCAACCTCGTTCGCCGTGTGTCCACGTTGGTCAAACCCAGCGTGATCCATATCGAAGCTCACAAAACTGAAAAGAACGAATCCTACGACGAAGCCGGCGCCGGCGTTGTATTGCGGATCAACAATGAAACTTGGGTGATGACCAATCGGCACGTGATCGTCAGCGCCAGCCCAAAGCAGATCTTGTTGCGGACCAGCGATGGCCGCGAGTTTCATCCGGTCAAAGTTTTGTCAGACCCCAGCACCGATGTAGCGGTGATGAAGGTCAACGGTATCGACTTGCCGGCTGCGCGATTGGGTGATAGCGATTCGACCGAGATCGGCGATTTTGTGATTGCGATCGGCAGCCCCTTTGGGCTCAGCCACTCGGTCACGTTCGGCATCCTCAGTGCTAAGGGGCGTCGCGATTTATCACTTGGCGAACAACGCATTGATTTGCAGGATTTCTTTCAAACCGATGCGGCGATCAATCCGGGCAATAGCGGTGGTCCGCTGTTGAATCTGCGTGGCGAAGTTGTCGCGTTGAACACCGCGATTGCCAGCAGCAGTGGCGGCAGCGAGGGGATCGGGTTCGCGATCCCGATGAACATGGCCATCAAAGTCGCCGATCAATTGGTTCGCAACGGACATCTCCGGCGCGGTTACTTGGGCGTGACTCTTGACCCTGATTTTTCCGTCGCGGACCTTGCCGCCGCAGGTTACCGAGAAAAAGGAGGGGCGCTGGTGAAGAACGTTCGGCCTGGTTCGCCAGCCGAATTGGCTCACCTGCAGCGTGGCGACATCATCGTCGAATTTGACGGCAGCCCGGTGGAGAACGATGACCACTTGGTCGCTCGCGTCGGTTTGACTCCGATCGGTTCAAGCATTCCGATGATCATCTATCGTGATGGCAAGCGATACCGAACCGCGGTAACGTTGACGGATATGAATTAGTCCGAAGACAATCGGGTCGCGTTTGCAGTTGGCACTTTGGGCCGAGTGCCGTGTGACACCGGGTAATGCGTGCGTGGGCCCCGGCCGCTGACGCGTCGCGGCTCGATCGACCGCCCGCAAGCCGTTCGGTGGCGGCGAGCAAAACGCTTAACATTCACCAGGCGGCTTGCGCCGCTAAAACAATCCGACCGCTTTGCGACTATCGCTTCTTCTTCAGATCGGGACGGCGACGTTTGTTGGGTCGCTCGATCGGTTCTTCGGGCTTGTTGACTTGATTGCGAATGCGATCGGCCAGCGTCAACGGTTTGTCCTTCTTTTCGGTCGGAACCGCGGTGCCATCGATCACGCCAAGATCAAAGTGCTTCTTATCGGGCAACGTCTTCTTGACCAAAATCCGTTCGCAAATCCCCCACAAACTACTGGTGATAAAGTAGATACAGAGACCGGCAGGGACCCGAAAGAAAAACAATCCCATCATCAAGGTCATGATGTTCATCATTTTCTGCGTCATCGCAGTCTGCTCGTCCGTCGCAGGCGGCATGAACATCTTTTGCTGCAACAGGAACAAGCCGACCACAAATACAGGCAGCACATTGAAATAGGGCCCGAGCCAACCGGTGCCACGGCCGGACAAATAATCCCACAGCCAATCGCCCCAATAGGCCGCCATATCGGGGCCCGCCAAGTTGGACGCCCAGCTTGTCGCCGACGAGACCGCCTTTTGACGAAGCTCGATGTCGACCGACAAGGCTCGGTACAACCCGATAAAGATCGGCAACTGCAGGAACATCGGCAAACAACCGGCCATCGGATTAAAACCCACCCGAGCCTGCAGTTCACGCTGGGCCTTCAAGCGGCCTTCCATGTCGTCTTTGTATTTTTCGGAGATCTTCTTCAGCTCAGGTGCCAACTCCTGCATCCGCTGTGCATTGATGGCCGCTTTGCGGCTCAGCGGAAACATCAATCCCCGCACCAACACGGTCAACAAAATGATCGCAACTGCATAGTTTCCGACCACACCGCCGATGATGTGCAGCAATCCAGCCAACAAACGAGCGAACGGAGAAAACCAACCGTAATAGATGGTGTCGCCCAAACCATATTCTTCAACCACGTCCGGGTCCTTGGGGCCGGCGAACAGACGCAGCGTCTGCGTCAAGGATTCGCCCGGCTTGACCGTGCTGACGTTGCTGGTCAGATAAAAGGTCGTGTTGACGGCTCGTTCTTTGTGGCGTGGGATCTGATCGGCATCCGCCACAATCCCCGCTGAAACGCGTTGCATTTCAGTAAACGCCTTCTTGCCAGCTTCGGGTAGATAAGCGGCAACGAAGTACTGCGCATCGACGGCGACGTACTTCAGCGATTGGGTGCTGACATCCGAGTCGGGCGAATAGATCGACTGATCCGGATCTTCGGGCTGCTTCTTGGCAAGCTTCAACAGATCGTAACCGCTCAGCAATTCGTGCCGATTTGCGACACTGGTGTATACGATATCGCGAGCCGCCGCTCCGCTGAAATTGGGGCTAATCTTGTTGCTGTACCACCAACCCTCTAACGTCAAACCGTTGGGGCCATGAAGCCGGTAGGCAACATCTTGAGGCTGATCGCCTTTGTTCTCGATCTGAATCCCCATATCGATCACGTAGCTGGCTTTGGCTAGACGATAGCTGCGAACCAATTCCAGCGGTTGCCCTTTGGCTTTGTCGAGTTCTTCGCCGCTGAGCTGCAAACGAAAACGCAACTCGTCGACATCGCTCAGCGCGACGCCCGCAGACTTGTCTCTGTTGTCGATCGACCACACCAAGCTGGCAGGATCCGCGATGCCTTTGATCGCTTCGTCGCCGACCAAAATCCCTTTGCGATTGACCTGGGCCAACGTTAGCAAACAGGACAACTCGGAATAGTTACCAATCACTTCGTCTGCACCACCATCGCGTGCCAAACGAATCAAATCCAATGGGTGTTCGCTCAGTTTGACGGTAACCGTTTGCGGCGTTAGCGAATCGTCGCCCGAATTGTCCGAATCGCCGGATGCCGCCGCGCCGGAGCGATGCAGCAGTTCGACTTTGACCGATTCACCCGGTTTGGTTTTCACCAAGGCAGCATCGATGTCGTTACGGCGGACAATCGGTTTGCCATTGATTTTGGTAATGATGTCGCCCACCTGCAGCCCAGCGAGCTGAGCCGGAGTCCCTGGCCCCACCACATTGACGCGGACGCCGTCGACCGATTCGGCGGGCGTCGCGGCCAAGTAGCCGATGTACCCGCTGCGGATGTCGACGCGGCGATACTTCAGTTTGCCGTTTTCTTCGCGCTGAACCAATTCGATCCGCTCAATCGCACCGCCACGACTGTTCAGCGTGACCAACATCGAGTAGCCCGCCTTGGGGTCCATCGATCCCAGCGTCACCCACTGGGGCGTCTTGGGACGCTCGGGAGTCGCGTCGGCGGCAGTTTCCTCGGCGGTGTCGGCATCGTCGCTCGATTCGGCGTCGCTACGATCCGGGTCCACCACGGATTCCTCATCTGCTTCCTGATCGTCTTCATCCAGCGGTGCGGCAACCTGCTGTTTGTCCTTGGCGATCGGTTGAGGCGGAGGCAGTACCCAATGCCGCAACGACATGTAGATGACCAAGAATGCTGTGGAGTAGATAATGAAAGTGAGTAGACGCCGTTCCACAGTGATTGCCAGCAAAAGAGGAAATGGGGAGAGGTAGTTCGCGAGAGTTTGCGTGTAAACCCTCTATTCTGGCAGTGTTTTTAAATCTTGGGAAGGCGAACGAAAACGTTTTGCGGGAATGGGTTGCAGCGACGGGACGCAAAATACGAACGACCGGCAAATAATTTGCCGAAAACGACCCCGCCTCGATAATATGGGAACAATTCGGACGAGTTTTTCGTCCTATTGAAACAGTACAGCCCCTCATCACCCTCTGCCTTGCTAGGCAATCCCCGTTCGACTCAAAGCCACAGACGAAGCACGCCCCCCACAGTACCGGTTTGGTAAACCTTGCGGGTTGTACCGAATTTTTTCGTCTTAACGGCTGTAACTGGTCGACGAGTAACCGATGAATGGGCCCGATACATGGGCCATGTCCAGCCGGAATCCATTCCTGCTGAGCCATGACCGCCCGCTATTTTTTGCACTTGCCGCCTGAGAGAACTGATGCGACGCAACTCCGAGAACCGCTCGAATTCCTCCGAGAACCGCTCTAGCGCCGTAAACCAACCGCAAAAACGACGTCGTGGCATGCTTCGCGAGCTTTTGACTCATTTCCGCTCGGCGAACGAGACGTCAGTCTCGGCAAAACGAGGCCGACTGCTACTGGAATCGCTCGAACAGCGACAATTGATGGCGGGCGACGTCGAATTGATGTCAACCGACGGCATGACCGACTCGTCGTATAGCACGCTCGCCTCGCAAACCGGCAGCATTGCATCCCAGACGGGAAGCAGCGTGTCACGAGCCGCCGAAGGCGAATTAAAAGCCGATTTGGTGCAATTTGCAAAGGATTTGAAAGACGCCGGCGTGATCATGTACGGCGCCGAATGGTGCCCGATATGCACCGAACAAAAACAGTTGTTCGAGGATGGCGGCAAGGAATTGCCCTTTATTGAGGTCACCAATGCCGACCGAACTCCCTCGCAATTGGCCATCGACGAAGGCATCACCAGCTATCCAACTTGGGAATTTCCCGATGGCACCCGGTTGGTGGGCGTCCAGTCACTTGCGACGCTTAGCGCGCGAAGCGGGGTAGCGATCCCACAAGGGGAAACCCCATCGTTTGATACGATCGGGAACAAAACGGTGCAAATTGGTGCTCCGCTGCACGTTCCTGTGGACGCCTACGATCCCGATGGGGGCCCGTTGACCATCACGGTCAGCGTCGCGAATCCGGACCTATTGGAAGCGGTCGTCTTGTCGGGGAATCGATCGATTCGGATCGACATGGAAGGTTACGGCGACATGGTATTCGAATTGTTCGAGGACCGAGCGCCGACCGCAAGCGGGCGAGTGATCACGCTGGCCAATCAAAACTTCTACGACGGCATTCAATTCCACCGTGTGATTGACAACTTCGTGTTGCAGGGGGGCGATCCGACTGCAACCGGCACTGGCGGTTCGACGCTAGGTGATTTTGACGATGATTTTCACCAAGACTTGATGCACACCGGATCGGGCGTGTTGTCGTACGCCAAAGCGGGCGACGACACCAATGATTCGCAGTTCTTCATCACCGAAGGCCCGCAGCGGTTCCTCGATTTCAACCACAGCGTGTTTGGCCAGCTTGTCGAAGGCGAAGACGTCCGCGAGGCAATCAGCGAACATGCCACCAACGCGAGCGACAAACCTACGACCGCGATCCGCATCACCAGCGTCGACGTGTTTGATGACACCGAAAATGCCGTCGTGATGCTCAAAGCCAAAGGCAACACCACGGGCACCACCAACGTCACCTACACCGTGACCGATGCACAGGGCCGTACCTATTCGGAAACCACCACCGTCAGCGTGATTGCGGACACGTCCAACAGTCAACCATTTTTGAATGATGTCGCGGACCCTGCGGCAGTCCCCGCTGGGACCAACGCCACGCTGACGTTGTCGAGTGTCGACGTCGAAGGAGACGCGGTCACGTATTTCGCTAGTTCACAAAACACCGCATCGGCCACCGCTACGGTCAATCCAACCACCGGCGTCGTCACGGTCACGCCCAAAGCCGGTTTCGTGGGAACCGTGCCCGTTTTGGTCGGCGTGCGTCCTGGGACTGGCGTGACGGGAAATTCATCAAGCGACATGGACACGCAGCTGGTGACATTCACCTTTGGCAGCGGCGAAACGGTAGCCACGCCAACGGGCATCGACCTGAGTTCCACTCGCGATACGGGGGTTAGCAATACCGACAACATCACCAATGCGGGAACGTTGTCGTTTGTGGTTACCGGAGTCACCTCGGGTGCAACCGTCGAATTGGTCAACACCGCAACGAACGCGGTGATCGGGGTGGGATCGGCAACCGGCACGACGGTCACGATCACAACTAACAATATCGCCGCGTTGGGTGATGGCACCTACAACATCGCCGCACGCCAAACCATCAACGGTGTCACCAGCGAACGCACCGCGGGCATCAACGTGGTTTACGACACCGAGGCTCCAGGCAGCGTGGTCGGCACCGCGGCTACCCAAGCCAACGTGGGACGCGAATTCCGCACCGATTTGATCAGCAGCGAAGAAGGCTCGGGGCTGACGTACACGTTGACTTCGGCACCTGCCGGCGCGACCATTGTGGCGGCCACGGGCGAAGTCGTGTGGACACCAGCGGCATCGCAAACCGGCGACAACACGTTTACGGTCGAATTAACTGATGCAGCGGGCAATGTTCGCACCGAATCGTTCAACGTCAATGTTGCCGGCCAACCGATCGCCGAGATCAAGTTGACGATCACCGATTTGCAGGGCCAACCGATTACTGCGGTCCAAGTGGGGCAAGAATTCAATTTGAACATGATCGGCGTTGATGCTCGCACCGGCGACGATTTGGATGGGATCTTCGCCGCCTTTGCCGACATCTTGTTTGACAGTGATCTGATCCAACCCAAAGCGGGAACGTCGATTACGTTTAGTGATCGCTTTCCCACCGTCCAAAAAGGAACGATTTCGGACGGTTTGATCGATGAACTCGGTGCGGCAACCGATCGTTTGACGCCCAGCGGATTGACGGACAGTTTGATTGCGACGATTCGCATGGAAGCGTTGGCGACCGGATCGGTGAACATTCGCTCGGAACCCGCCGACGCGGCTGATAGTGAGGTGCTGTTGTACGGGAACGACAACCGTATTTCCGCCGACGCGGTGGCCTATGGCA encodes the following:
- a CDS encoding Ig-like domain-containing protein, yielding MLRELLTHFRSANETSVSAKRGRLLLESLEQRQLMAGDVELMSTDGMTDSSYSTLASQTGSIASQTGSSVSRAAEGELKADLVQFAKDLKDAGVIMYGAEWCPICTEQKQLFEDGGKELPFIEVTNADRTPSQLAIDEGITSYPTWEFPDGTRLVGVQSLATLSARSGVAIPQGETPSFDTIGNKTVQIGAPLHVPVDAYDPDGGPLTITVSVANPDLLEAVVLSGNRSIRIDMEGYGDMVFELFEDRAPTASGRVITLANQNFYDGIQFHRVIDNFVLQGGDPTATGTGGSTLGDFDDDFHQDLMHTGSGVLSYAKAGDDTNDSQFFITEGPQRFLDFNHSVFGQLVEGEDVREAISEHATNASDKPTTAIRITSVDVFDDTENAVVMLKAKGNTTGTTNVTYTVTDAQGRTYSETTTVSVIADTSNSQPFLNDVADPAAVPAGTNATLTLSSVDVEGDAVTYFASSQNTASATATVNPTTGVVTVTPKAGFVGTVPVLVGVRPGTGVTGNSSSDMDTQLVTFTFGSGETVATPTGIDLSSTRDTGVSNTDNITNAGTLSFVVTGVTSGATVELVNTATNAVIGVGSATGTTVTITTNNIAALGDGTYNIAARQTINGVTSERTAGINVVYDTEAPGSVVGTAATQANVGREFRTDLISSEEGSGLTYTLTSAPAGATIVAATGEVVWTPAASQTGDNTFTVELTDAAGNVRTESFNVNVAGQPIAEIKLTITDLQGQPITAVQVGQEFNLNMIGVDARTGDDLDGIFAAFADILFDSDLIQPKAGTSITFSDRFPTVQKGTISDGLIDELGAATDRLTPSGLTDSLIATIRMEALATGSVNIRSEPADAADSEVLLYGNDNRISADAVAYGSVQLAIGQNFTVADDKITIAEDSAPSTIDVLANDKVISGTGSLTLVSVTQPTSGAAVSVQNGKVAYLLDNNFNGVFEFTYRVRDDQGIQEDATVTVTVTPVNDPPTGTDDSFEVNQGETSIPLDVLLNDVIAPDTGETLKVTAVQGTTAKGGTVTISQNGLSVLYTPPADFTGSDSFTYTVSDGSLTDQATVSLVVKSSDPPPTAVGDAFTVTEDAAEAQFNVLSNDTRDVDNQAFTIIAVGTADKGGAARVSDDGTQIFYKPAANFNGTETVTYTIRDTGGGIAVGTVTFTVTAVNDAPPVISAVAKQHNGTSEKSIFSLSELPANVDSGETLTFSNLSTPTAGGTVRIDATTGTIFYKPAAGFKGTDTFTYQVNDGSGLTSTGTITVEVFDFVPRDVMLNFYATDIDPSQISGIKLTGTDDSNTTVEIPLSFTGDVPSFKDILPGTYQLQIPSLPFFDNGSEPQSITVTSLPEDGDMTVDITLGRLRPEFITIREWLGSTPKQSLLVAVEPGSASAVVVPSAAVMSISNPTVSLDSTSANLTINGTKTTTSSTGTVTTSQVTATLPTTADRRVQPLGQSGQMKLFRVSVDEDDVTFAAQTASTAAASTTESSGTSSTSASGEFIESDADASASLAATQSAAGTLGVNSDDDDEVSESLLRAQLASSSSTSSNADAVDDAMSQVASELTLISKTGDALAEQDGTENPLSDQAIDAAILSDL